The Rhodothermales bacterium genome contains the following window.
CGTCTGGCCCTTGGTGACGAGATTTTCCTCGACCGTGCGCTGGACCTCCAGCTGGGTAGAGGAGAGGGTCACCTGATCATCCTCGTCGCCCGGCGAGGACAGCACGTTGCCGGCGGTATCGAGCACCGTCACATCGCCCGCATCCAGGCCCTCGACAGCACCCGAAACCAGGGAGGCGATGCCGTCGACCTGTCCAAGGTCAAGCGAACTGCCCCGGCCCAGCTGCAGCACGACGGAGGCGCTGGGTAGAACCTGCGTCTCGCGGAAGGGACTTCGTTCGGGCATGACAAGGTGAACCCGAGCAGATTCGACCTGGCGCAGACTGGCAATACTCCGGGAGAGCTCTCCCTCCAGCGCGCGCTTCATGTTGAGGCGCTGCATGAAGTCCGTCATGCCGAGCGTGCCCCGGTCAAAGATCTTGTAGCCTTCAGGACCGTCGGCAATGGTGCCGTCGCTGGCCAATTGCAGCCTGAGTTCATACACCTGCTCGCGAGGGACGTACACGGAGGATCCGTTGTCGCGCAGGTCGTACTTGACTCCGCGGCCGCGCAGGTTTTCGACGACCTGGCCGGCGTCGGCCTGTGAGAGCTCGCCGAAGAGCAGGGCATAGTCGGGCTGATTGGCCCAGTAGGCCACGGATCCGAGCAGGACCACGCCGCCGACGAGCACACCGCCGATGGCGAGCCGCTGACGCATGGGAAGCCGCTGAACCAGGGCCGCGAGTTGTTGGAAGAAGCCGTTCATGGATCAGTCAGGGTGGGGATCAGACCTGCATGCGCATGAGCTCCTGGTAGGTGTCCACCAGGCGATTGCGCACTTCAGTCATGAGCTGGAACGAGAGCTGGGCGTGGTTCATGGAGATCATCACCTCGTGCAGGTCCTCCTTCTCACCCGCAACCCAGGACGTGATCTCCCCGTCGGCGTGCTTCTGCACGTTGTCGACACGGTCGATGGCGTTCTTGAGCAGGTCCCCGAACTCCGACGGATCGCTCGAGCGAAGCCCGCGCGGCTGGGGAAGTGAGAGCCCGCCTTCGCCTTGAAGGTGGTTGGAGCGCAGGCGCTGCAGCTGGGAGATTGAAATAGCCATGCTAGCCTTTCAGATCGATGAAGGACCCGAGACTGTGCTCCACCTGGGAGGCTGGTCGTGCGGGTCCGTAGAGCCGAAGCGACATGCGCTTCGTTTCGGGAAACTGGGCCTCGATCATGTGCCGCTCCTCCGGTGAGCGAGCGGCTGCCGGACTGTCTCCGGCGCGTTTGCCCGGCAACGGTGAAGGCGCATTGGGCGCGGTCGGGTCGGCACCGGGTCGTGCGGAGTCTGGTGCAGGCCGCTGGCGCCGGGTCGGAGCCATGCGGGCTTCCAGGCCGGGAGCGTACACACGCGTATGGGTGGGCTTGATCATCTACTGGGGAAGCGTCAGATGTCGAGAGTTCGTTTGATCATCTCCTTGGCCGACTGCACGGAGGAGAGGTTGGCTTCGTAGAGCCTGTTGGCCGAAACCATGCGGGCCATTTCCTCCACGACGTTGATGTCGGGGTAGTGCACGTAGCCGGCGGGATCCGCATCGGGATGGGTCGGATCGAATTCGGCGCGGGTGCGCTCGGTCTCGATGATCTCCGTTTGCGGACCGAGGTCCACTTTGTTGACCACGCGGTAGGCGTCCGATCCGGTCAGGTGCTTGCCGCTGGTGCTCTTCATCGAGCTCTGGGCCTCCGACAGCATCTGGCCGAACAGCTCGTACTGGGTGTAGTCCGTGCGATGGACTGCGCGCTTGATGGCATACGGAGTGCCGTCCGCCGTGCGCGTGGTTTCGGCGTTTGCAATGTTCTCCGTCGCTGCGGACAGCGCGATGCGCTGGGCCTCGAGACCTCGCGCAGCGGTGCGAAAGAATGAGAGTATGCGTCCTCCTGGATCCATGGTCATCTACCTCGATCAGCCGCTGCGACCGGTAATGCCCATGCGCATCAGTCCGAAGTGCTCGTGCAGGGCACGCGCGGCCAGCTGATTGCGCATTTGCGTATCGGCCATGTTCATCAGTTCATCCTCCAGAACCGGCGCTTCCTCACCCACTTCCATCTTCGGGCGCACGCCTGCCGTCTGGGACGGGTCGGAGCCGTGCAGCACCTCCTGGAGGCGATCCTCGAACGACACCGAAATCTTGCGGAAGCCGGGCGTGTCGAGGTTGGCAATGTTGCCGGAAATCGCGTCCATCCGCCGGGCATATGTTGCCAGGGCGTTGGAAAGCAGGTGAAGCTTGTCGTTGATCATTGCGCGGTCGGAGTTCGGGACGCGATCCAGAACCCAAGCTTCGTGCCATGCAACAAACCGGCCTTGCAGCCCTGCCTGCGGGCGGTGTCAGGCGACGTCGGGGGAAATTCGTTTCGGGCGCTGGAGAATCTTGCCCGGTCCCCAAAGCGAGTTTTTTGGGACTATATTGCGCTCTTCATCCCAGGCACGACCCCCTTTCCATGGATCCGAAGGCCCGAATTCTTTTCGTCGATGACGAGCAGTTGCTGCACAGTCTGTTCGAGCGGCTGTTTGCCCGCCATGGCATGACGGTGACCAGTTGCTCCAGTGCGCACCAGGCGGTGGAGCTGCTGGCCAACGAGCAT
Protein-coding sequences here:
- the fliE gene encoding flagellar hook-basal body complex protein FliE: MAISISQLQRLRSNHLQGEGGLSLPQPRGLRSSDPSEFGDLLKNAIDRVDNVQKHADGEITSWVAGEKEDLHEVMISMNHAQLSFQLMTEVRNRLVDTYQELMRMQV
- the flgC gene encoding flagellar basal body rod protein FlgC, giving the protein MTMDPGGRILSFFRTAARGLEAQRIALSAATENIANAETTRTADGTPYAIKRAVHRTDYTQYELFGQMLSEAQSSMKSTSGKHLTGSDAYRVVNKVDLGPQTEIIETERTRAEFDPTHPDADPAGYVHYPDINVVEEMARMVSANRLYEANLSSVQSAKEMIKRTLDI